A stretch of the Medicago truncatula cultivar Jemalong A17 chromosome 5, MtrunA17r5.0-ANR, whole genome shotgun sequence genome encodes the following:
- the LOC120580464 gene encoding 3-hydroxy-3-methylglutaryl-coenzyme A reductase 1-like, with protein MGVQQKISKNEKKNQKKQEDSQSILYLTNVVFFGLFFSVAYFLLNRWREKIRTSTPLHVLTISEILALVSLIASFVYLITFFGIAFILHYDEEEEDIAAKTTQGVLPKKLPTLPPPKISDQKVMSMEDEEVVSAVVSGSIPSYSLESKLGDCRRAANIRNQAVERVTGRSLEGLPMEGFDYDSILGQCCEMPIGFVQIPVGVAGPLLLDGNEYTVPMATTEGCLVASTNRGCKAIYVSGGASAVVLRDGMTRAPVVRFNSAKRASQLKFFLEDPQNFDSLSHTFNKSSRFARLQSIKATMAGKNLYTRFTCSTGDAMGMNMVSKGVQNVLDFLQTDFPDMDVIGISGNFCSDKKAAAVNWIEGRGKSVVCEAVIKEDVVKKVLKTSVESLVELNMLKNLTGSAMAGALGGFNAHASNIVSAIYLATGQDPAQNVESSHCMTMMEAVNDGKDLHISVTMPSIEVGTVGGGTQLASQSACLNLLGVKGASKETPGANSRQLATIVAGSVLAGELSLMSAIAAGQLVKSHMKYNRSNKDVTKVAS; from the exons ATGGGCGTTCAGCAGAAAATAAGCAAAAATGAGAAGAAGAACCAAAAGAAGCAGGAGGATTCACAGTCAATACTGTACTTAACAAATGTTGTTTTCTTTGGTCTCTTCTTCTCCGTCGCCTACTTTCTTCTCAACAGGTGGCGTGAAAAGATCCGAACCTCTACACCTCTCCACGTCCTCACAATCTCTGAGATTCTCGCTCTTGTTTCCCTCATCGCTTCCTTTGTCTACCTTATCACTTTCTTCGGCATTGCCTTCATCCTTCATtacgatgaagaagaagaagacattGCTGCAAAAACCACTCAAGGAGTCTTGCCGAAGAAGCTACCTACGTTACCTCCACCCAAAATCTCCGACCAAAAAGTTATGTCCATGGAAGACGAGGAGGTTGTCAGTGCAGTGGTGTCAGGATCAATTCCATCTTACTCGCTTGAATCCAAGCTTGGAGATTGCCGACGTGCAGCAAATATTAGGAACCAAGCCGTGGAGAGAGTTACCGGAAGGTCACTTGAAGGTTTACCGATGGAAGGTTTTGATTACGATTCTATATTAGGACAGTGTTGCGAGATGCCCATAGGGTTTGTTCAGATTCCGGTGGGTGTTGCCGGTCCTTTGTTGCTCGACGGGAATGAGTACACGGTGCCCATGGCAACAACCGAAGGTTGTTTGGTTGCAAGCACCAATAGAGGCTGTAAAGCTATTTATGTTTCCGGTGGTGCTTCCGCCGTTGTCCTCCGTGACGGAATGACCCGAGCCCCAGTCGTAAGATTCAACTCCGCCAAAAGAGCTTCTCAGTTGAAATTCTTTTTAGAAGATCCTCAAAATTTTGATTCCCTCTCTCACACTTTCAACAA GTCAAGTAGATTTGCAAGACTACAGAGTATTAAAGCTACTATGGCTGGAAAGAATTTATACACTAGGTTCACTTGTTCAACGGGTGATGCAATGGGGATGAACATGGTATCGAAAGGTGTACAAAACGTACTTGATTTTCTTCAAACCGATTTTCCCGATATGGATGTTATTGGTATATCTGGAAATTTTTGTTCGGACAAGAAAGCTGCGGCAGTGAACTGGATTGAAGGGAGAGGGAAATCAGTGGTGTGTGAGGCTGTAATTAAGGAAGATGTGGTGAAGAAAGTGCTGAAGACTAGTGTGGAGTCTTTGGTTGAGCTTAACATGCTAAAAAACCTTACCGGTTCAGCCATGGCTGGTGCTCTTGGCGGCTTTAATGCACATGCTAGTAATATTGTTTCTGCAATTTACTTGGCTACAGGACAAGATCCTGCTCAGAATGTTGAAAGTTCTCACTGTATGACCATGATGGAAGCCGTGAATGACGGAAAGGACCTTCATATCTCAGTCACTATGCCTTCCATTGAGGTGGGCACAGTAGGAGGGGGCACACAACTTGCGTCGCAATCAGCTTGTCTAAATTTACTTGGTGTTAAAGGAGCTAGTAAAGAGACTCCAGGAGCAAATTCCAGGCAACTGGCAACTATAGTAGCTGGTTCAGTCCTTGCAGGAGAGCTCTCACTCATGTCTGCAATTGCAGCCGGGCAGCTTGTTAAAAGCCACATGAAATACAACAGATCGAATAAAGATGTCACCAAAGTTGCTTCATGA